The region CTTAGGAGAAATGGATCACGTAGCAGAAGCCGATGTTGTGCTCAAAGCCTTGATGAGCGCTTACAAGAATGCTAAAACCAAAAGCACCAAGATGCAAATTCTCAGCCTATATGCACACAAGTATTCGGTGAGCACACTGAAGAAACTTCACGCACCATATGGAAAACTGTCTACACGTCAGATACAGAGAGCGCGGTGTCATGCAAGAGCGATAGGTCCAGGCTTGGCTCCTGAGGAGAAGAAATACCATCGTGTCCGCATTGATATGAGCAAAGTTGATCATTTCGTTGAATTTATTAATCGCCCGTACTTTTATCAGGATGTATCCTACGGAACTAAGTTACTTAAGCTAGACAGTGGCCAGACAATGGAGATGCCAAACGTTGTCCGTACAGTAACTCGTTCTACAATGATTAGTCAGTACATGCAGTTCTGTCAGGAGGAGAGATTTGAACCTCTAAGTCGAACTACCCTCTTCAAGATTCTGGAAGTAAGACAAGCTTCGCAGCGAAAGTCTTTACAAGGCCTCGACAATACGGCCGCCGATGGCTCTGCAGGTTTCCATAAAATTGAATCGATAGTCGATGATCTAGAGAAAGGAGGGATGGACAGGCAATGGTGCACTGAAATCAAGGAAAGGCTAAGGAATGGGAAACGCtatttgaaaaccaattttcgTGTTCATTGCAACCCTGAGGAAGCCTTTTGTCCTGATCATTGTCGCAAGTTCGCACTTAGTGACGAACAAGATCCTGACTTCCAAGAGAAATGCTCCCATCAACATACAGAAAGCTGCAGTGACTGCCAAGACCTTCGAAACGCATTCGATGAAGTCGAAGATAGAATTCAAAGTGCCCTGTGGATTCCTTACAGCACTGAAGAAGGAGAAGATCTGCTATGCGACTTCAAGCTGGCAAAGGCAAATATCTTGCACTGGAAGGCGCACGTTGTTCGTTCCGTTAACCAAGAAGCGGCGAAGCAAGATCAATTGAAGATGATAAGTGTGAATCCAAATTGTGCGCTGATAATAATGGATTGGGCGATGAAGTTTCTTCAGCTTAGATATCGAGAAAAACAGTCCGACTGGTTCGGTAAGAGAGGATTGAGTTGGCACATATCGACGGTGATCACAGGCGATCTTGACGTCAGTGGAAAGCTGGAGGTGCAGTCATATGCCCATCTGTTTGATGCATGCCAACAGGATTGGTTCGCTGTGTGTTCTATTCTAGAAAACACATTAGGAGAAGTTAAGGCCAAGAAGCCTCACATCACCCAAGTTTATTTGAGATCAGATGAAGCTGGTTGCTACCATAATAATTCTCTAATCGCTGCAGCAAGGAGCGTTGGTGAACGGGTTGGTGTAGACGTTTGTCGCTATGACTTTTCTGAACCGCAGTATGGCAAAGACGTTTGTGATCGGATCTTGTGCCCTATGAAAACATGCATCCGCCGTTTCTGCGACGAAGGACACGACATTCTGACAGCGGGGGACTTGAGAAGGGCACTATCTGAACGACCAGTGAAGGGTACCTCCGCATGTGTTTGTGAGGTTTACGAAGCGAAGTTAACCCTAGAAGTGAACAAAATAGATGGTTTCAGCAAACTGCACAACGTCCAGATTGACGAGAAAACTATTCGTGTGTGGAAGTCCTACAGAATTGGGCGTGGCAAGGAAATCTCACTCGACCAGCTGGTGACAAGAGATCAAGGGGACACCTGTCTCATAGTTAAGGAAGAGTTTTTCCCTATTCATAATTCACGTGTATACCAAAGCAGAGATTCTGTGGCGGAGGATTCAGATGAAGGCAATCGTCATCACGATTTGGACAATTCGGACATTGAAATTTTTGAATGTTCGGAGCCTGGGTGTGTGAAGAGTTTTCAGCTGTTTTCAGAACTTGAAGCGCATTTAGATGTAGGGGATCACTGCGTTGAGGCTGAAAGACAGTCAGAAACGCTTTACGATACGATTCGTAGAGATTGGGTGGAGAGATTTACCACAACAGTCAACATCACTGAAGATGAACCTTGCGAACCTGTCCACCAGAGTGAAAGTGAACCGGCGCCCACCACGAGCTGTGTTATTATGGGCTGGGCCTTAACCAAGCAACGAGCAGGATCAACTAGATTCCccgagaaagttaaaaactacCTGACAGCAAACTTTGACCTTGGAGAACAGTCAGGGCTAAAAGCTGACCCTCAGCAAGTTTCCAATGATATGCGGAAGGCAAGAGATGAGCAGAACAGAAGGTTACTTGAGCGAGAAGAGTGGTTGACTAAAAGCCAAGTGCAAGGGTTTTTTTTCATGCCTGTCTGCaaacagaagaagaaaacaagcacCCTCACCTGAAGGTGTGCAAAGTTCAAAGGAACTCTTTctagaggaagaagaagaagagcgaCAGCGGCTGATGGAGCACATCAAAGAGGAACTGAGGCCGCAGCATCCCCTTTCATACGACGCCTTCAACTTGTGCGAGTGTGCGAAGAAAAATAAGCTGCATCAATTTAACGTGACACTGCTCAAGGATATCTTGCGCTATTATGGAGTACCATTTAAATCAAGAGACAGAAACAAGGACCTGATAGATCTATTGATGTCATTTGTTCAAGAATGCAAATGCTTTAATTAGAGCACTACTGGCATGTAAGTCCATTCAAATCTCAACAAGTTACATCGTCTGGAAATAAGGaggcaaaaccaatgcaaactgaactgtttttgtgcgcgtgtgtgtgtgttttgtatttttcattttttgatgaATGACTAATAGTTGTAAAGCCATTTGTTGGGTACTGATTGAACCCTTTCAACCTCGTCGAACTCACCATCTAACTTTCCACGGGTCGTCTAATCCAGACCGCGCCCTGTTTTCTCAAATGACTCGTTTGCCGCCATGCCGTAAACGTTCAAATTAAAgacgcaaactacagtaagctaAATGTACCGTGATATTGCCGGCCAAGAAGTGGTATTTCATGAAAATTTACGATGGCATCAAtgcaaataacataattttttcctctttgccCCCGGCTGTTGACTGTTGCGCGTCCGGCCCGTACCAAGAACACGGCACTACGTTGTCATGAAAAAGGATTCACCGTGCTCAATGCGATAACCTACTGCACACTAGCTCAGAACATAATTCTGATCAGAAACATTATTCTGTACCCAAGTATATTGGTGAGGAACAGACCACACCAGTTTggttgctaatttgcataagtgaatATGTAGACGACGAGTCTCCCTCGTCTTCTCTTGTTTATTCTTCACAAACAGGCCAATTTTTGTACATGCAAGATCTTGAaggttgaacagcatttaggatgAAGTAATTAAATtatctatataaatattttctcAAGAGAAGGATGTTTCTCAAACTTGCGATCAAAAAATAGCTGGAACGGCGGTTCCTTTTATGTCAAAATGGCGCCGAATAATTGTGAAAATAACGAACCCTTTTACGGCGCCCGCAAGCGAGTGCCCAAAAGTTTTATTCTATGATGTGTTAGCCTTGTATAAGTACTTTCCAGCTGTAGTAGTCTTAGCTCTAGATCACGTCCCACATCTGAGATATTAGCTTTCAAACGTAGGTACCTCCCGCCTCAAAAAATCCTCGGCTCAAGATAAGGTATTTTGAAACATTCATAACTCAGTAAATATTTTGTAGAACTCAATCGTTGAACCTGTGATGCATTAAAGAAGAGttactcttaaatatataaaataatcaGCTTTCCATAATAGAAAGCAGAGCTTTGCTGGTGTCCGATATTTACAGCTAGATCGAAGGTGTTACAGACGGCAAATTGTGGAGTTCAGAGGTCACCTCGGAAACAGTcctctaaaaaaatgaaaagcatGGAACTGATCAAAGTAAATGCGATATTTGTACATGGGATAGGGTAGTCGACAATCACTGAAAATATCAAGGAAATCGGTGAACTGCGGAAATTTACCTTATCCGTTCTTACGCGGACAGCCTCTTAAAATTATCTACTGGTGCGGAGGAACACCCCCCTTGTAGTGTTATCCTGTTGGAAACTAGTTTTGATAATGAATTAGTATCTATGCATCTACCTGCTTATGAGAGATTATCATCCACAGTTTATGGCGTCTTTAGAGTATGACGACTTCAGAAGTGCATTTTCAGCAGCTATTGATGGAAATTCCTTTAACTGTGTTAGGAGTTATTTTTCTATGTTGTTACTGTTGGACTGTTGGGCCATTTGAGATGACGATCTCTGTGGTAAATAACGAGACAAAGTTGATTCAGTAGAATAACATAGATATAAAAGTAGGTCTAGAGTGTTTGATAGGTTTTTGAAGCATATTCAGTGGGATCAGGGTTTAATGATTTCCTTTTTATCTTTTGCCTGTATCATCTGACTCTCCCTCTGTTAAGCATCTTTTGTGTGGCAACTTCACTTGGGCTGTGGacacttttctttctttctgcctTCTTTCTCTCATAATTTGTTCCTTGCCTTGTAAACATTAAATTTCTTCTGTATGCTCTTACTCTTTCTGCTCCTGTTTTTGGAACCTTCTAAGACGATTAACCATGATTGATCTTAGTTACTAACAGTAATACTTTCAGAACATCAAGATTACATCATAAGTTTAAACTAACTAGTTGGTCTGCTGTTTCCCTCAACAATGTTTATTGAGCATTCTCTGAAATAAACTTAACTGACCAGGTACGAAACTCTTGATTTGGAATGATTTGAAAGCAAAATAGCAAAATAAAggcatttttattttgaaatctaCATATTCAATTCACAGAGTGCAATGTCCATAAAATATAGTGTAATGTCCGCCATATAACATTTTCATCAATAACAACCTAGGAGACTGGAACTGAGTGATTGATCAGGGCTGGGCACAGTCCAATACCAGTAAaccaaaaatacatgtatgcaatGAATTTAAAGTGACCAAAATGAAGCAAATACCACAATTATCTTACTACCCTGCTACCAACTGCTGAACCACTTCACGAAGGTAGATGTAAATGTCGGCTCCTCGCTACACTGAAGTGGGTCAACAGAAGCAGTTGCCAATGTCACTTGATTGACTTGATTCAATATCACTACTGTAGCTGGAACTTCAACAAGGTCTACATCAAATCCACTGGGTGGTGGGGTGGGCCGTGGGGATAACACCCGTAGTAAGTTAAGTCAATGGAGTCATCATTTTGTGCAGCAATACTAGAATAATACCAAAGTTGGTCGGGTGACCAATTGTGTGCTGTGCGCATGGGGTGGTGGTTATAAGCCTCCCGAGTATTCCTGAAGTGCTCTGTTTATCCTTGATAGGAAAACGTATAGCAGGAAAAAGAGATCCACGTCATCGGTTGGAGAAAGTAAACCAGAATCTTCTAACAAATGAAACAGTGAATAGTACAAGGCACAGACACATCTGAAGACATCTCTCCACAATCTTTTAATACGTTGATTGAGGCTGGAACGGCCAGCAATGTGACTGCCCCTGTGTTTAATCCTTTCATGACGAACATAAAGAGTTCAACATCGATATTTTCGCCTCCTTTGTCAGACCGTACACGAAATGGCCATCCAAATCTCTCTCTGTAGCTTCTGACCCAACAGTTGCTGCCCGATTATTATTGGAGCATTTTTGCGAAGACGCAAGGCTTGccaaatgggggggggggggggcttaatGCCGCACGAAGTATTGCAGCaagcagaaaaattctcgatcgtgctgtgaaaagtgtaatgcaAGGTTCCCTGAAGATTTTAGCAaggaccaatgaaagcgcgtgttttgatgtgtgatgtgatgtcattagacaaacttgcatgacgggcgcgactattgatgatcttgtgttcggaggtgagtgaaaacacatttttctcatttgcctgaccattgtgttttgTACACTTGGTTTGAGTGttcttttaatatttattttcgaaccatcgtgttctatattgagtgaacgagctcaaaactaaaccggcgtacgAGTTCTTATCGGTCGTTGTTGTCAATTTTGGATTTCGGCccgcgagtagagcagtttgtttttcgtttggtaaccattgagttgtgaacaatttaattttttttttcaaagggaatACGTTGTCTGCAAAGTTCACAATTCGATGATCAATTTGACTTATAATTCAtcgctgtatcttgcaaaataaaaattattattactaagaTTAAGTGATGCATTACGTCGCCCAGATCACAGTCTGACAATTGAGAgtaaattcccccccccccctccttttaCATACTTATTTGGAACTCCTCACATTTTCTGTAGAGAATTCTTCGACTTATAAACAAAGATTGTGCAATTTCCTCCATACTACAACcgactgaaattaaaaactctACCTGATCAGGATTTATGGGAATGAAAGGTCTTCCCTTACTGCCAGAACGCACGCACTCCCGCGGAAGAGCTTCTGACGTGTAATATACGACACAATAAGAGAAGTAGCTCCTCCAGACATCCGCTCCCCGTAATTCTTTCGTTGTAAACAATTTCTTGTAGACCTGTTTTATTGAAGGCTATGAACCGTTCGAAGTTGATCGTGAGTCTTTGTACTTAACGATGACAATTTTTGCCTAGCAGTTACGATTACAGTTAAACATCAAATATTTCTATTTTGCAGTTATGATCACAGTTTAAAACCAACGATTAGTAAGTAATTCTGCACTAATGATTGTGGTTTAAAACCAATGATTAGTACTCCTGCACTAACTATTGTAGATTTACACCAGGCATTTGTAATTTTGCACAAATGGCTCTCCATAGCTTCTTATGGTGACCACTCTTTGGACTGACgttaaatttattatatatgccgGGTGAAGACCATGCTTTACCCTTACGGCTCTTGCCGACGATGGGCATGATGACATTCGGTTACACAATGTCTTTTGTTATCTTTATCAGATGGATAAGGAGATTGAACACTAAGAacatgttttagtttttaagttTTGCCAGATGCGGGCAAATGAAGCTAAAGTTGCGTGACTTGTCACGCGTGACTGTTGCATGACACGAAACGGGGCAAAACAAAACCCTTACAGGAGGGCGCTCGGTTGGCTTTTGTTTGCCTTTTGTTTGCCTAGTCATTGACTAGGACTTTCACCGCTGACAAGGCGGTTGTCGTTTTCCCATTTCACCTCTGGGAGCGAGGTTGAGATCCCGAGGAATCTCTGAGCACCCTCCTTTAACCAGTTGGGCCCAAGGTCGGGATTACCCGAGGGGTACTTTCGACTGGCTCGATTTCTCCCTATACCCTGTAACTCAACATCCGCACGAGTCGTCAAGCAGTGTTCAGAGAGTGGTCAACTCTCACACACCTAGACCCCACCAGAATCATGAGCTACTATGAGTGAGGTGTAATTCTCTTATATATTAAGCTAAGAATTCAGTTGATTAGGCTTGTGGGAAGGCAATTTTGTCCCACTTTGCTGGCTTGTGCTGATAAGCATGCGCATAACCGCTGCTATGTGCGACCGAACACAATGCGGTCGGTGTCCCACCCCCTAGGGATATCTGCccgcattacttttgcacagctGATATTCTCCAAAAAATTGATGGAAGCAGTGCATTAGTGTATCCaccattttattttctttgaaggtATTCCTAGTCTTAGCTTATTCGTGTTAAAGGTTTCTTAAAttctttgtgttatttttgcaataattaattgccatttttgttgattTGCTGGAcgccattttaatattttgtatgTTGTGTAAACAGCGTCGCTAGCACTGACGATCGATCAAAAATTTAGCTAGTTGGCGATTGTGCAGTACCGTCAGTTCACTTTTTGcacggagatacgaaatttcaaCGGAAAATTCTTATAAGTCTTATGTTTAGAAACTCACCTTTTAGCTTGACTTATgtcgagaaaaataaaatatatctcGCATTTTACGAGAAGAGAACGcctttgaaaatgaaaagatatAACTCGACGCTCAATAAAAATCGCATTTAATAAGAAACAAATGTTACTTACCTCAAAGAGAACTTGAAATTATCTTCCCACCTAAATAGAAGGTCGCTTGGTCACGAAAAGAACAAACGCAAGCAGACTAATCGATAAGTCTTTGGAACGTTTCGTTTTTACAACGAAATACTGAATTGTGAAGTCTAAGTGTCCGGGAAATAAGGCAACATTCTGTAAATTTTAATACCTGACATGTTTACAGTTTACTAGTGatatgatttttaattttcaaccaCAAATTTCGCAAAGTGACAAGACATAAATGATTCCATGAAAATGCAGCCAGCTTGTCACAACCCGAGATGATTGGTCTCACTGTTATGgttggtttgtgaattttcgttaGAGTATAAAACTCTGGTATTCTAGGTGGGTTGGGTGTTTGTGAGAGCCATTTTTTGGTCATGTCATCAATGTGGTTTTCACGGTGTAAGTCAGTTAACGTTATAAGGTGCAAGACCTTGTTTTGAGTTCCCTTCACCATGGGTTCTGTAAGACGTCTGTAGCTTTGTTCGTCGTCAAGGAGGTTTTCTCCCTCCTTTACTTTGTCAGTTTTGTTCATGACGACAGTGGTACTGCTCTTGTCCCCTTTTTTCAGgttaatatcattgttttgtttcaattcaTTTAGTGCCTTTTGTTCGTCGCGTGACAAGTTTTGTTTCAGCTTTGTTATTTGTACTTCCATTAGTTGTCATTTAACCTCCTCAAGGTAGCTTTCGAGGGCGACTGATTTTTTAACTGGTGGATTCCAATATGATTTAACGTAGAAAGGGTTAACGTCTCTATTGTGTCCATAGGAAGTGTATTTAAGATGCATTTGTCTTCCAGAAATCTCAAAATTTATCCTGCAATAATTGCCTTTGGTTAGTTTATTCACCGGTATGAATTTTATTAACAGACAGTATCATTTTGATCaaacatgataatgtaatggatttgatgataaaaattacgggcagaaacatacttattaaagacaacgttttggtgtcctcatgacaccatcatcaggtcaaatataatattttacagataactcgaatattaatgttcaagattaagttcaaagtccctagaggctaggtgaaaagttttgcctttatcgagtcactttggatattcagacacggtttgtgctcgcgaataacatgtcagatgttattgttcttgattgatgttgactttggTTGTGattcaatcacagccaaagtcaacatcactcaagaacaataacatttgacatgtttcgcattcttaagaaatgcttatgcaaatttgattgtcttgtgtatgaaatgttccttattcgcgagcacaaaccgtgtctgaatatccaaagtgactcgataaaggcaaaacttttcacctagcctctagggactttgaacttaatcttgaacattaatattcgagttatctgtaaaatattatatttgacctgatgatggtgtcatgaggacaccgaaacgttgtctttagtAAGTATGTTTCTATCATTTTGATATGAtagaaatgttttgtttgcagATACACAAATTTAAGATATTGATCATTTTGTATAACCCAGCAgttgaaattttctttattatttaaaatatttatttatccCACACAAATGGGCCAATTCAAACCTGGAAATGACAATACTCCATGCAATAAGCCTCTAGCTGGTTTTGGTTCTatgagacatctggtttgtctcttatactgggcaaacctgcccagagggaaggagcacgaacaggacttgaggtcctatgcgaggcgctccaccctaccctatccagaccagaaagaccagaaccccaacactgggaactacatgccctactcctGTTTACGAACCAATCAGTTAGATTAGTATAGAGAGTAGAGTTCCTCTTGGACTAAAGACAAGGGAAATGGGGGAGCTTCGCGTCCTGAGGAATCTCATGATAAATCAGGGTCGTAACATGGTATATTCGGGACCCATTGATCCCTTTTTTCTTGCCGTACTTTTGATCCCTGAGCCTCATTTTCCTCAAAATGTTGATCCCTGAGCCCTGATAAATCTGATCCCTGATTCGAGCTCAAAAGCCTTGTGATCCCTGATTCCACCCTTCTGAGCCCTGAGCCCTTTCCTCAGAGCCCTGATCCCAGTCATATTTTGGGCTTTGAGCCCTGAGCccatatataaacaatagccttcatttggcgcgaaaatgtgctcggatatttgtccgcggacattatctgttccgagaagcgaacagttttccgagagcgaagctcgaggaaaactgtgagcttcgaggaacagataatgtccaaggacaaatatccgagcatatttttaaagccaaattgaggctattgtgtttattatccttcaaatatttttcgcaacaagcgggatctgccagtccgtcctatgtcaacacgtcaaagtttgtcaattggcttccaaaaccgcgtcattcaatattcatttccagaatttcgaacagacttcgcttcagttaaaagaatatgcttggggaaaaagtacaacatttcagtgaaaggaaaacatacttttttaattgtgtggatacaagtggcggatacaatttacaaacagcttaccgtaaAAAACGTtgacagcgtatgaagtggattttttggtgttttctggtaccgctctatcgaccagcagctTTATCTcgtcttctgttacgaaagcaagcCGTTCTGCCATCCCAACATTAATTTTagtgtgagacttgaatccttgaagtcggtgttaaaaattggggaaaatcattggggaatatcctcggatattccccagttttagctggggaatattcgcccacgtgacgcgtttagaccaatcgcgcgcgagcgaaaatatttgatggattataaactGGGATACGACCCTGATAAATCCATAGTAGCCGAAGCCTTAGAATGACTTACTGTAATCACGTCTTCTGTACACGTTCGACGCACTTAGCTAAATTAACAAAAGTGTAAAATAGTTGTTCTTGAAAAAAACCCCTAATAAAAAacgtcaaaaaaattaaaaaatcgcGGAAGTCCAATATATATTTCGATCTACGATCCTCGTCAGTCGTCTGCCATTTAAAAATACGTATACCCTTCATGTAAGAGACATTGGAATGGTCCCCGCTTTCTCAGACATCATGTACGTCACCACGAGACATCTCATCTCGGTGGAACAACGCGTCCACGCGTAACTACGGCACGCGGAATCTGAAAATAGTTCTACCCGTTTTTAGAGTTCATCAATGGGTCTTCTTCTACATCGAGGAACGCGTACACTAGAGGGAAAGAACACTCAAAATCGCTCAGCAATATAG is a window of Montipora capricornis isolate CH-2021 unplaced genomic scaffold, ASM3666992v2 scaffold_483, whole genome shotgun sequence DNA encoding:
- the LOC138036395 gene encoding uncharacterized protein produces the protein MDWAMKFLQLRYREKQSDWFGKRGLSWHISTVITGDLDVSGKLEVQSYAHLFDACQQDWFAVCSILENTLGEVKAKKPHITQVYLRSDEAGCYHNNSLIAAARSVGERVGVDVCRYDFSEPQYGKDVCDRILCPMKTCIRRFCDEGHDILTAGDLRRALSERPVKGTSACVCEVYEAKLTLEVNKIDGFSKLHNVQIDEKTIRVWKSYRIGRGKEISLDQLVTRDQGDTCLIVKEEFFPIHNSRVYQSRDSVAEDSDEGNRHHDLDNSDIEIFECSEPGCVKSFQLFSELEAHLDVGDHCVEAERQSETLYDTIRRDWVERFTTTVNITEDEPCEPVHQSESEPAPTTSCVIMGWALTKQRAGSTRFPEKVKNYLTANFDLGEQSGLKADPQQVSNDMRKARDEQNRRLLEREEWLTKSQVQGFFFMPVCKQKKKTSTLT